A genomic window from Micromonospora ferruginea includes:
- a CDS encoding histidine phosphatase family protein — MTRLIVWRHGNTDWNAESRVQGQTDVPLNDLGREQARAAAPVLAALRPDAIVASDLRRAADTAAALAALTGLPVRSDARLRERHFGRWQGLALTEVAERFPDDYARWRAGDPDPGAGIENLDDLGRRLGAAFRDAADLAAGGTVVVTTHGGGARQGVGHLLGWDHAVLRSVGSLANCHWTELRHDDVRGWHLRAHNVGLITQPALTDAV; from the coding sequence ATGACCCGCCTGATCGTCTGGCGGCACGGCAACACCGACTGGAACGCCGAGAGCCGGGTCCAGGGCCAGACCGACGTGCCGCTCAACGACCTCGGCCGGGAGCAGGCCCGCGCCGCCGCGCCGGTGCTGGCCGCGCTGCGCCCCGACGCCATCGTCGCCAGTGACCTGCGCCGGGCCGCCGACACCGCCGCCGCGCTGGCCGCGCTGACCGGGCTTCCGGTCCGCTCCGACGCCCGGCTGCGCGAGCGGCACTTCGGCCGGTGGCAGGGCCTGGCCCTGACCGAGGTCGCCGAGCGGTTCCCCGACGACTACGCCCGCTGGCGCGCCGGCGACCCCGACCCCGGCGCCGGCATCGAGAACCTCGACGACCTCGGCAGACGGCTCGGCGCCGCGTTCCGCGACGCGGCCGACCTGGCCGCCGGCGGCACCGTGGTGGTGACCACCCACGGCGGTGGCGCCCGGCAGGGCGTCGGCCACCTGCTCGGCTGGGACCACGCCGTGCTGCGCAGCGTCGGCTCGCTGGCCAACTGCCACTGGACCGAGCTGCGCCACGACGACGTCCGGGGCTGGCACCTGCGCGCGCACAATGTCGGGCTGATCACCCAGCCGGCGCTCACCGACGCGGTCTGA
- a CDS encoding GlsB/YeaQ/YmgE family stress response membrane protein, whose amino-acid sequence MELTVWGIITALVVGLIVGALGRLVVPGRQNMPMWLHMLIGVGAALLGTIVARASGFAETAGIDWRELMLQVLFAAIAVALVAGVGRRRSVSRY is encoded by the coding sequence ATGGAGCTCACCGTTTGGGGCATCATCACCGCGCTGGTCGTTGGTCTGATCGTCGGCGCGCTGGGCCGGCTGGTCGTGCCGGGCCGGCAGAACATGCCGATGTGGCTGCACATGCTGATCGGCGTCGGCGCCGCGCTGCTGGGCACGATCGTCGCCCGGGCCTCCGGCTTCGCCGAGACCGCCGGCATCGACTGGCGCGAGCTGATGCTGCAGGTGCTCTTCGCCGCCATCGCGGTGGCCCTGGTGGCCGGTGTCGGCCGCCGGCGCAGCGTCTCGCGCTACTGA
- the holA gene encoding DNA polymerase III subunit delta — translation MGDVSPASLPPILLVLGDEELLATRAVSEAVARARAVDPEVDVREYQAGSVAVGEIDEMLSPSLFGGRRVLVLRSGQDTRKDLSAALLAYAKNPDPDVQLVVLHLGGGKGKAFADGLRSAGATVVPAAKLKGHRERVAFVRDEIRRHGGKCTDDAAEALIAAVGNDLRELAAACSQLVADTDGRIAAETVSRYYRGRVEVTGFTVADATMVGDVPGALEALRWALHVGVDPVPIADALADGVRTVARVASAGRGSAYQLASSLGMPAWKIERAQRQGRGWTPEGLVQAMRAAAECNAAVKGGADDRAYALERAVFSVAAARQGGAR, via the coding sequence ATGGGCGACGTGAGCCCCGCCAGCCTGCCTCCCATTCTGCTCGTCCTCGGCGACGAGGAGCTGCTCGCCACGCGCGCGGTCTCCGAAGCCGTGGCCCGGGCCCGGGCGGTGGACCCCGAGGTCGACGTGCGGGAATACCAGGCCGGCTCGGTGGCGGTCGGCGAGATCGACGAGATGCTCAGCCCCTCGCTGTTCGGTGGCCGTCGGGTGCTGGTCCTCCGCTCCGGGCAGGACACCCGCAAGGACCTGTCCGCCGCGCTGCTGGCGTACGCGAAGAATCCCGACCCCGACGTGCAGCTCGTGGTGCTGCACCTGGGTGGCGGGAAGGGCAAGGCGTTCGCGGACGGGTTGCGGTCGGCCGGCGCCACCGTGGTCCCGGCGGCGAAGCTGAAGGGGCACCGCGAACGGGTCGCCTTCGTCCGGGACGAGATCCGCCGCCACGGCGGAAAGTGCACCGACGACGCGGCCGAGGCCCTGATCGCGGCGGTCGGCAACGACCTGCGCGAGCTGGCCGCCGCCTGCTCGCAGCTCGTCGCCGACACCGACGGGCGGATCGCCGCCGAGACGGTGTCCCGTTACTACCGCGGCCGGGTCGAGGTCACCGGCTTCACCGTGGCCGACGCGACGATGGTCGGTGACGTGCCCGGCGCGCTGGAGGCGCTGCGCTGGGCGCTGCACGTCGGGGTGGACCCGGTGCCCATCGCCGACGCGCTCGCCGACGGCGTACGGACCGTGGCCCGGGTCGCCTCGGCCGGGCGGGGCAGCGCCTACCAGCTCGCCAGCAGCCTGGGCATGCCCGCGTGGAAGATCGAGCGGGCCCAGCGCCAGGGGCGGGGCTGGACGCCGGAGGGCCTGGTCCAGGCGATGCGCGCGGCGGCCGAGTGCAACGCGGCGGTCAAGGGCGGTGCCGACGACCGGGCCTACGCGCTGGAGCGGGCCGTCTTCTCGGTGGCCGCGGCCCGGCAGGGTGGCGCCCGGTGA
- a CDS encoding GlsB/YeaQ/YmgE family stress response membrane protein: MELTVWGIITALIVGLIVGALGRLVVPGRQNMPIWLHMLIGVGAALLGTIVARASGFANTAGIDWRELLLQVLFAAIGVALVAGVGRRRGVTHH, from the coding sequence GTGGAGCTCACCGTCTGGGGCATCATCACCGCGCTGATCGTCGGCCTGATCGTCGGCGCGCTGGGCCGGCTGGTCGTGCCGGGCCGGCAGAACATGCCGATCTGGCTGCACATGCTGATCGGCGTCGGCGCCGCGCTGCTGGGCACGATCGTCGCCCGCGCTTCCGGCTTCGCCAACACCGCCGGCATCGACTGGCGCGAGCTGCTGCTGCAGGTCCTCTTCGCCGCCATCGGCGTGGCCCTGGTGGCCGGTGTGGGTCGTCGTCGCGGCGTCACCCACCACTGA
- a CDS encoding SDR family NAD(P)-dependent oxidoreductase, producing MSARSYVVTGGGRGVGRAIVERLAADGGTVVVVERDAGATDWLAGHPAADRLHAVTGDAADETVTADAADRAEAHGPLAGWVNNAAVFRDADLHRESATEVFDLIAANLRPAVVGAGTAVRRFLAADAGGAIVNVSSHQARRAVPGALPYATAKAAVEGLTRALAVDYGPRGIRTNTVALGSIHTERHTAFLAGLDPAGVAHVESELARLHPVGRMGRTGEVAEVVAFLLSPAASFVNGVTLPVDGGRAALGLDPEAR from the coding sequence ATGAGCGCCCGGTCGTACGTCGTCACCGGCGGCGGGCGTGGGGTCGGGCGGGCGATCGTGGAACGGCTGGCCGCCGACGGCGGGACCGTGGTGGTCGTCGAGCGGGACGCCGGCGCGACGGACTGGCTGGCCGGGCACCCGGCCGCCGACCGGCTGCACGCCGTCACCGGGGACGCCGCCGACGAGACGGTCACCGCCGACGCCGCCGACCGCGCCGAGGCGCACGGCCCGCTGGCCGGCTGGGTGAACAACGCCGCCGTCTTCCGCGACGCCGACCTGCACCGCGAGTCCGCGACCGAGGTGTTCGACCTGATCGCGGCCAACCTGCGCCCCGCCGTGGTCGGCGCCGGCACCGCCGTACGCCGGTTCCTGGCCGCCGATGCCGGTGGCGCGATCGTCAACGTCTCCTCCCACCAGGCCCGCCGGGCGGTGCCCGGCGCCCTGCCGTACGCGACCGCGAAGGCCGCGGTGGAGGGGCTGACCCGGGCGCTGGCGGTCGACTACGGTCCGCGCGGGATCCGCACCAACACGGTCGCGCTCGGCTCGATCCACACCGAGCGGCACACCGCCTTCCTCGCCGGGTTGGACCCAGCCGGGGTGGCGCACGTCGAGTCGGAGCTGGCCCGCCTGCACCCGGTGGGCCGGATGGGGCGCACCGGAGAGGTGGCCGAGGTGGTCGCGTTCCTGCTGTCGCCGGCGGCCTCGTTCGTCAACGGGGTGACGCTGCCGGTCGACGGGGGCCGGGCCGCGCTCGGCCTCGACCCCGAGGCGCGCTGA
- a CDS encoding DUF4240 domain-containing protein encodes MRTEDFWQLIDQARAGAGGEADAVAARAVALLAERDPEEIVGYAHHQRRVLAASYRVDLWGAAYLINGGASDDGFEYFRGWLMTQGRAVFARAVGEPDSLAELPGVRAAALSGEEFECERMLSVPWEAYRKATAAELPAERDPVPVPDLNDFWDFDDEEEARRRLPRLAALFVEPPAE; translated from the coding sequence ATGAGGACCGAGGACTTCTGGCAGTTGATCGACCAGGCCCGGGCCGGGGCCGGGGGAGAGGCCGACGCGGTCGCCGCGCGGGCGGTCGCGCTGCTGGCCGAGCGCGACCCCGAGGAGATCGTCGGGTACGCCCACCACCAGCGGCGGGTGCTCGCCGCCTCCTACCGGGTCGACCTGTGGGGCGCGGCCTACCTGATCAACGGCGGCGCCTCGGATGACGGCTTCGAATACTTCCGGGGCTGGCTGATGACGCAGGGCCGGGCCGTCTTCGCGCGGGCGGTGGGCGAGCCGGATTCGCTGGCCGAGCTGCCCGGGGTGCGGGCGGCGGCGCTCAGCGGCGAGGAGTTCGAGTGCGAGCGGATGCTGTCGGTGCCCTGGGAGGCCTACCGGAAGGCCACCGCGGCCGAGTTGCCCGCCGAGCGCGATCCGGTGCCGGTGCCGGACCTGAACGACTTCTGGGACTTCGACGACGAGGAGGAGGCCCGCCGCCGGCTGCCGAGGCTGGCTGCGCTCTTCGTCGAGCCGCCGGCGGAGTGA
- a CDS encoding cellulose-binding domain-containing protein, with protein sequence MTILRARTAPVLAVVAALAATVAATGTALLAGPAAAAQGCRVDYTPNQWPGGFTASVKVSPGDTAVSSWTVTWTYAGDQRVTNGWNATVGQSGTTVTARNLSYNGSIPAGGSTEFGVQGTFATGGGAPTGFTLNGVPCNGAGPTGVPTTTTPTTAPPTTAPPTSAPPTTLPPTTAPPTSAPPTTNPPAGCAGAVLCDGFENQTGSTPSGDWTVVNPDCAGAGTATVDTATTHSGSRAVRINGAAGYCNHVFIRSTKNLSGVGSVRYGRIWVRHTTAQPTDHTTMIAMADAADGNKDLRMGGQNGAMQWNRASDDATLPEQSPAGVAQSLPLPTNRWACLEFMVDGSAGQLRTWLDGAAVAGLTADGVPTHDIDGQWYNRTWRPQLTDLKLGWESYGGGADTLWYDDVAIGSSRIGC encoded by the coding sequence ATGACGATTCTCCGCGCCCGTACCGCCCCCGTCCTGGCAGTCGTCGCCGCGCTGGCCGCCACCGTGGCCGCGACCGGAACGGCCCTGCTCGCCGGCCCGGCCGCCGCCGCGCAGGGCTGCCGGGTCGACTACACGCCCAACCAGTGGCCCGGCGGATTCACCGCCTCGGTCAAGGTCTCGCCGGGTGACACCGCCGTCTCCAGTTGGACCGTCACCTGGACGTACGCCGGGGACCAGCGCGTCACGAACGGCTGGAACGCCACGGTCGGCCAGTCCGGGACGACGGTGACCGCCCGCAACCTGTCGTACAACGGCAGCATCCCGGCCGGTGGCTCCACCGAGTTCGGCGTGCAGGGCACGTTCGCCACCGGTGGCGGCGCGCCGACCGGGTTCACGCTGAACGGCGTACCGTGCAACGGCGCCGGACCGACCGGCGTGCCCACCACGACGACGCCGACCACCGCGCCACCGACCACGGCCCCGCCCACCAGCGCGCCGCCCACCACGCTCCCGCCGACGACCGCGCCGCCGACCAGTGCCCCGCCGACCACGAACCCACCGGCCGGGTGCGCCGGGGCGGTGCTCTGCGACGGCTTCGAGAACCAGACCGGTTCGACGCCCTCCGGCGACTGGACCGTGGTCAACCCGGACTGTGCCGGCGCCGGCACGGCCACCGTCGACACGGCCACCACGCACAGCGGCAGCCGGGCGGTCCGGATCAACGGCGCGGCCGGCTACTGCAACCACGTGTTCATCCGGTCGACGAAGAACCTCAGCGGCGTGGGCAGTGTCCGGTACGGGCGGATCTGGGTGCGGCACACCACCGCCCAGCCCACCGACCACACCACGATGATCGCGATGGCCGACGCCGCCGACGGCAACAAGGACCTGCGGATGGGCGGCCAGAACGGTGCCATGCAGTGGAACCGGGCCTCCGACGACGCGACGCTGCCCGAGCAGAGCCCGGCGGGGGTGGCGCAGAGCCTGCCGCTGCCCACCAACCGGTGGGCCTGCCTGGAGTTCATGGTCGACGGCTCGGCCGGTCAGCTCCGCACCTGGCTGGACGGCGCGGCGGTCGCCGGGCTCACCGCCGACGGCGTGCCGACGCACGACATCGACGGCCAGTGGTACAACCGCACCTGGCGCCCGCAGCTCACCGACCTGAAGCTGGGCTGGGAGAGCTACGGCGGCGGGGCCGACACCCTCTGGTACGACGACGTCGCGATCGGGTCCAGCCGGATCGGCTGCTGA
- a CDS encoding phosphotransferase family protein, with translation MVGSLAEPTDAPPLPDRAPVRQHGAVRAISLPPVPYGATAVRPGWADLPAGLRDALAARLGGPPAAVEVAGGGFTRGFAAVLTGPTGERVFVKAAALDGQRHLVDWYAHEAAILARLPAGLPVPRPRWALTGSGWYALALDAIDGHTPRLPWEPAELAAALTTYAEVAAALADPPADLVSLGLPRLADLARDDILWWGEVAAGREPLPEPAARAPLAELVALESRLPGYADATPGLAHGDLRVDNLLIDPHGRAWLCDWTWLCHGPAWFDLAGLLITGYATGLDADAAFAGHPATAQAPADALDVSLAALAGYFLTGAAAGASSASPHLRSHQRWSGEQALAWLASRRHWT, from the coding sequence ATGGTCGGCAGTCTGGCAGAGCCCACCGACGCGCCGCCGCTGCCCGACCGCGCGCCGGTGCGGCAGCATGGTGCGGTGCGCGCGATCTCGCTACCGCCCGTTCCGTACGGGGCGACTGCCGTCCGGCCCGGCTGGGCCGACCTGCCGGCCGGGCTGCGTGACGCGCTGGCGGCCCGGCTCGGCGGCCCGCCGGCCGCGGTGGAGGTGGCCGGCGGCGGCTTCACCCGCGGCTTCGCCGCCGTGCTCACCGGCCCGACCGGCGAGCGGGTGTTCGTCAAGGCGGCGGCGCTGGACGGGCAGCGGCACCTGGTCGACTGGTACGCCCACGAGGCCGCGATCCTCGCCCGGCTCCCCGCCGGCCTGCCGGTGCCCCGACCACGCTGGGCGCTGACCGGGTCCGGCTGGTACGCCCTCGCGCTGGACGCGATCGACGGGCACACCCCCCGGCTGCCCTGGGAGCCGGCCGAGCTGGCGGCGGCCCTCACCACGTACGCCGAGGTCGCCGCCGCGCTGGCCGACCCACCCGCGGACCTCGTCTCGCTCGGCCTGCCCCGCCTCGCCGACCTGGCCCGCGACGACATCCTCTGGTGGGGCGAGGTCGCCGCCGGCCGGGAGCCGCTGCCCGAGCCGGCGGCCCGGGCGCCGCTGGCGGAGCTGGTCGCGCTGGAGTCCCGCCTCCCCGGGTACGCCGACGCCACCCCCGGGCTGGCCCACGGCGACCTGCGGGTGGACAACCTCCTGATCGACCCGCACGGTCGCGCCTGGCTCTGCGACTGGACCTGGCTCTGTCACGGGCCGGCCTGGTTCGACCTGGCCGGCCTGTTGATCACCGGGTACGCCACCGGCCTGGACGCGGACGCCGCCTTCGCCGGCCACCCGGCGACCGCGCAGGCGCCCGCCGACGCGCTGGACGTGAGCCTCGCCGCACTCGCCGGCTACTTCCTCACCGGCGCCGCCGCCGGAGCGTCGAGCGCCTCCCCGCACCTGCGGTCGCACCAGCGGTGGAGCGGTGAGCAGGCGCTGGCCTGGCTGGCCTCCCGCCGGCACTGGACCTGA
- a CDS encoding ComEA family DNA-binding protein, with product MSDDEETTVRRRLTRLFAPAPGEAADAAVGIAPHAVRAAAPEPAYPFVELRRSGPRRDHPEPDQAPVPLFGASLVSDADGPAESPDPEPGRGLASRLPGPGAFDPGRRGVRALAAVAALVVLVAAVWAWRSRPTAEPVRPIAPAGEASAGEASAGEATPVAGGAAAPAGSSGQVVVAVAGKVRRPGLVRLPAGARLADAVAAAGGALPGVDVALLNPARKVTDGELILVGVTAPPGQPAPGGGAPGPAAGGGAAPAGPVNLNTATLAQLDGLPGVGPVLAQRILDHREQHGGFRSVSDLRQVEGIGDARYEQLKELVTV from the coding sequence GTGTCAGACGACGAGGAGACGACGGTACGGCGGCGGCTCACCCGGCTTTTCGCGCCAGCACCGGGCGAGGCTGCCGATGCCGCCGTAGGCATCGCGCCACATGCCGTCCGAGCGGCGGCGCCGGAGCCGGCGTACCCGTTCGTCGAGCTGCGCCGCTCCGGACCGCGGCGTGACCATCCGGAGCCCGACCAGGCGCCGGTGCCGCTGTTCGGCGCATCCCTGGTGAGCGATGCCGACGGGCCCGCGGAGAGCCCGGACCCGGAGCCCGGGAGAGGGCTGGCGTCTCGGCTGCCCGGACCGGGCGCGTTCGACCCGGGTCGGCGCGGGGTCCGCGCCCTCGCCGCCGTGGCCGCGCTCGTCGTGCTGGTGGCCGCCGTCTGGGCGTGGCGCTCCCGCCCGACCGCCGAACCCGTCCGCCCGATCGCTCCGGCCGGGGAAGCGTCGGCCGGAGAAGCGTCGGCCGGGGAGGCGACGCCGGTGGCTGGCGGGGCGGCGGCGCCGGCCGGGTCGTCCGGTCAGGTGGTCGTCGCGGTCGCCGGCAAGGTCCGCCGTCCGGGGCTGGTGCGATTGCCCGCCGGCGCGCGGCTGGCCGACGCCGTGGCGGCCGCCGGCGGCGCGTTGCCCGGGGTGGACGTGGCGCTGCTCAACCCCGCCCGCAAGGTCACCGACGGCGAGCTGATCCTGGTCGGCGTCACCGCCCCGCCGGGGCAGCCCGCGCCCGGCGGTGGTGCGCCCGGCCCGGCGGCGGGCGGCGGGGCGGCGCCGGCCGGGCCGGTCAATCTGAACACCGCGACGCTGGCCCAGCTCGACGGTCTGCCCGGCGTCGGCCCGGTGCTCGCCCAGCGCATCCTCGACCATCGGGAGCAGCACGGCGGCTTCCGGTCCGTCTCCGACCTGCGGCAGGTCGAGGGCATCGGCGACGCCCGCTACGAGCAGCTCAAGGAACTGGTGACGGTGTGA
- the rpsT gene encoding 30S ribosomal protein S20 — MANIKSQIKRNRQNEKRRLRNKSVKSSLKTAIRKFHEAAEAGDAEKATVLMQEATRKLDKAASKGVIHANQAANRKSAIAKRVASFSA; from the coding sequence GTGGCGAACATCAAGTCCCAGATCAAGCGCAACCGGCAGAACGAGAAGCGCCGGCTGCGGAACAAGTCGGTCAAGTCGTCGCTGAAGACCGCCATCCGCAAGTTCCACGAGGCGGCTGAGGCCGGCGACGCCGAGAAGGCCACCGTGCTGATGCAGGAGGCCACCCGCAAGCTGGACAAGGCTGCCAGCAAGGGTGTCATCCACGCCAACCAGGCGGCCAACCGGAAGTCGGCGATCGCCAAGCGCGTCGCCTCGTTCTCGGCCTGA
- the lepA gene encoding translation elongation factor 4: MPPTLDPGANAPGATDPARIRNFCIIAHIDHGKSTLADRMLQLTGVVDPRQMRAQYLDRMDIERERGITIKSQAVRMPWTIREGDRAGEAAVLNMIDTPGHVDFTYEVSRSLAACEGAILLVDAAQGIEAQTLANLYLALENDLRIIPVLNKIDLPAAQPEKYAEELAHLIGGDPADCIRVSGKTGEGVPYLLDEIVRQFVPPVGAAESPARAMIFDSVYDVYRGVVTYVRVIDGRISARDRIKMMSTGAVHELLEIGVISPEMVKADALGVGEVGYLITGVKDVRQSRVGDTVTINGNPAKEALGGYKDPKPMVYSGLYPIDGSDYPNLREALDKLKLNDAALVYEPETSGALGFGFRCGFLGLLHLEIIRERLEREFNLDLISTAPNVVYRAITEDGEEIVVTNPSEYPTGKIAEVYEPTVRATVLTPNDYVGAVMELCQGRRGTLLGMDYLSADRVELRYTLPLAEIIFDFFDQLKSRTKGYASLDYEPSGEQASDLVKVDILLHGEPVDAFSAIVHKDKAYNYGTTIAAKLRSLIPRQQFEVPIQAAIGSRVIARETIRAIRKDVLAKCYGGDISRKRKLLEKQKEGKKRMKMVGRVEVPQEAFIAALSSDSGDAKSAGKK; encoded by the coding sequence GTGCCCCCGACGCTCGATCCCGGCGCGAACGCTCCCGGTGCCACCGACCCGGCGCGCATCCGGAACTTCTGCATCATCGCCCACATCGACCACGGGAAGTCGACCCTGGCCGACCGGATGCTGCAGCTCACCGGTGTGGTGGATCCCCGGCAGATGCGCGCGCAATACCTGGACCGGATGGACATCGAGCGCGAGCGCGGCATCACCATCAAGAGCCAGGCCGTCCGGATGCCGTGGACGATCCGGGAGGGCGACCGGGCCGGCGAGGCCGCCGTGCTCAACATGATCGACACGCCCGGTCACGTCGACTTCACCTACGAGGTGTCCCGTTCGCTGGCCGCCTGCGAGGGCGCGATCCTGCTGGTCGACGCCGCGCAGGGCATCGAGGCGCAGACGCTTGCCAACCTCTACCTGGCGCTCGAGAACGACCTGCGCATCATCCCGGTGCTCAACAAGATCGACCTGCCGGCCGCCCAGCCGGAGAAGTACGCCGAGGAACTGGCCCACCTGATCGGCGGCGACCCGGCGGACTGCATCCGGGTCTCCGGCAAGACCGGCGAGGGCGTGCCCTACCTGCTCGACGAGATCGTCCGGCAGTTCGTGCCGCCGGTGGGCGCGGCCGAGTCCCCGGCCCGCGCGATGATCTTCGACTCGGTGTACGACGTCTACCGCGGTGTGGTCACCTACGTCCGGGTGATCGACGGCCGGATCTCGGCTCGGGACCGGATCAAGATGATGTCCACCGGCGCGGTGCACGAGTTGCTGGAGATCGGCGTCATCTCGCCGGAGATGGTGAAGGCCGACGCGCTCGGCGTCGGTGAGGTGGGCTACCTGATCACCGGCGTGAAGGACGTCCGGCAGTCCCGGGTCGGTGACACGGTCACCATCAACGGCAACCCGGCCAAGGAGGCGCTCGGCGGCTACAAGGACCCGAAGCCGATGGTCTACTCGGGTCTCTATCCGATCGACGGCTCGGACTACCCGAACCTGCGCGAGGCGCTCGACAAGCTCAAGCTCAACGACGCGGCGCTGGTCTACGAGCCGGAGACCTCCGGCGCGCTGGGCTTCGGCTTCCGTTGCGGCTTCCTCGGCCTGCTGCACCTGGAGATCATCCGGGAGCGGCTGGAGCGGGAGTTCAACCTCGATCTCATCTCCACCGCCCCCAACGTGGTCTACCGGGCCATCACCGAGGACGGCGAGGAGATCGTGGTCACCAACCCGAGCGAGTACCCGACCGGCAAGATCGCCGAGGTGTACGAGCCGACGGTGCGGGCCACGGTGCTCACCCCGAACGACTACGTGGGCGCGGTGATGGAGCTGTGCCAGGGGCGGCGGGGCACCCTGCTCGGCATGGACTACCTCTCCGCCGACCGGGTGGAGCTGCGCTACACGCTGCCGCTGGCCGAGATCATCTTCGACTTCTTCGACCAGCTCAAGAGCCGCACCAAGGGTTACGCCTCGCTGGACTACGAGCCCTCCGGCGAGCAGGCGTCCGACCTGGTGAAGGTGGACATCCTGCTGCACGGCGAGCCGGTGGACGCGTTCAGCGCGATCGTGCACAAGGACAAGGCCTACAACTACGGCACGACGATCGCGGCGAAGCTGCGCTCGTTGATCCCGCGCCAGCAGTTCGAGGTGCCGATCCAGGCGGCCATCGGCAGCCGGGTGATCGCCCGGGAGACGATCCGGGCGATCCGCAAGGACGTGCTCGCCAAGTGCTACGGCGGTGACATCAGCCGGAAGCGCAAGCTGCTGGAGAAGCAGAAGGAGGGCAAGAAGCGGATGAAGATGGTGGGCCGGGTGGAGGTCCCGCAGGAGGCCTTCATCGCCGCGCTCTCCTCCGACTCCGGCGACGCCAAGTCGGCCGGCAAGAAGTAG
- a CDS encoding DegV family protein: MPVAVVTDSTAYLPPDLARAHRLTVVPLTVVLNGAEGLEGVETSPADATLALSARRVSVSTSRPAPEQFAQVYRALLAEGADGVVSVHLSAELSGTVEAARLAAGEIGDDRVTVVDSRSCGMGLGFPALAAAAAAAGGADLTGVRAAALDAVDRTTIYFYVDTLEFLRRGGRINAAEALLGTALSVKPIMHMPDGAIVVKDKVRTASRGVARLVDLAVEAAGDADVDLAVHHLSAPQRAEALLAALTERLGDRLHETYVTEAGAVVAAHAGPGLACVVVHRRR, encoded by the coding sequence ATGCCCGTAGCGGTCGTCACCGACTCCACCGCCTACCTGCCCCCCGATCTGGCCCGCGCGCACCGGCTCACCGTCGTCCCACTGACCGTGGTGCTCAACGGCGCCGAAGGCCTGGAAGGCGTCGAGACCTCCCCGGCGGACGCCACCCTCGCGCTGAGCGCCCGCCGCGTCTCGGTGAGCACGTCCCGCCCCGCGCCGGAGCAGTTCGCCCAGGTCTACCGCGCGCTGCTCGCCGAGGGCGCCGACGGCGTGGTCTCGGTGCACCTCTCCGCCGAGTTGTCCGGCACCGTCGAGGCGGCCCGGCTGGCCGCCGGCGAGATCGGCGACGACCGGGTCACCGTCGTGGACAGCCGCTCCTGCGGCATGGGCCTCGGCTTCCCGGCGCTCGCCGCCGCCGCGGCCGCCGCCGGGGGAGCCGACCTGACCGGGGTACGCGCGGCGGCGCTGGACGCGGTCGACCGGACCACCATCTACTTCTACGTCGACACGCTGGAGTTCCTGCGCCGGGGCGGCCGGATCAACGCCGCCGAGGCGCTGCTCGGCACCGCGCTCTCGGTCAAGCCGATCATGCACATGCCGGACGGTGCGATCGTCGTGAAGGACAAGGTCCGCACCGCCAGCCGGGGCGTGGCCCGCCTGGTCGACCTGGCCGTCGAGGCGGCCGGCGACGCCGACGTCGACCTCGCGGTGCACCACCTCTCCGCCCCGCAGCGCGCCGAGGCGCTGCTGGCCGCGCTCACCGAGCGGCTGGGCGACCGACTGCACGAGACGTACGTCACCGAGGCCGGCGCGGTGGTCGCCGCGCACGCCGGCCCCGGACTGGCCTGCGTGGTCGTCCACCGCCGCCGATGA